The following are encoded together in the Lathyrus oleraceus cultivar Zhongwan6 chromosome 3, CAAS_Psat_ZW6_1.0, whole genome shotgun sequence genome:
- the LOC127126427 gene encoding bTB/POZ domain and ankyrin repeat-containing protein COCH yields the protein MSLEDSLRSLSLDYLNLLINGQAFSDVVFSVEGRLVHAHRCILAARSLFFRKFFCGPDPPSGLDPSGNRVNSSTRSGVIPVNSVGYEVFLLMLQFLYSGQVSIVPQKHEPRPNCGDRGCWHTHCTSAVDLALDTLSAARYFGVEQLALLTQKQLASMVEKASIEDVMKVLLASRKQDMHQLWTTCSHLVAKSGLPPEVLAKHLPIDIIAKIEELRMKSSLSRRSLIPHHHHNPHHHHDHLTAAADLEDQKIRRMRRALDSSDVELVKLMVMGEGLNLDEALALPYAVESCSREVVKALLELGAADVNFPAGPTGKTPLHIAAEMVSPDMVAVLLDHHADPNVRTVDGVTPLDILRTLTSDFLFKGAVPGLTHIEPNKLRLCLELVQSAALVMSREEGNNNNNANNNNTGSSATNMYPHNHMNEEHHSHHNNNSNMDSRLVYLNLGANTQMSTSRLDSGDDDHNSNQREAMNPSMYHHHHSHDY from the exons ATGTCCCTTGAAGACTCCCTAAGATCTCTTTCTCTTGATTACTTAAATCTTCTCATCAACGGACAAGCCTTCAGCGACGTCGTTTTCAGCGTCGAAGGCCGTTTAGTCCACGCTCACAGATGCATCTTAGCAGCAAGGAGTCTCTTCTTCAGAAAATTCTTCTGTGGGCCAGACCCGCCTTCCGGACTCGACCCGTCAGGCAACCGAGTCAACTCATCAACAAGGTCCGGTGTTATACCGGTGAACTCAGTGGGCTACGAGGTTTTCTTGCTGATGCTTCAGTTTCTCTACAGTGGTCAAGTTTCTATTGTTCCGCAGAAACATGAACCTAGGCCTAATTGCGGCGACCGTGGTTGTTGGCATACGCATTGTACCTCGGCCGTTGATCTCGCTCTTGATACTCTCTCCGCCGCGAGATACTTTGGGGTTGAACAGCTTGCATTGCTCACTCAG AAACAACTTGCTAGCATGGTGGAAAAAGCTTCTATTGAAGATGTAATGAAAGTGCTACTAGCATCAAGAAAACAAGACATGCATCAACTATGGACAACATGTTCTCACCTCGTCGCGAAATCTGGTCTTCCGCCGGAAGTGCTGGCGAAGCATCTTCCGATAGACATCATAGCGAAAATCGAAGAGCTTCGAATGAAATCATCCTTATCACGCCGCTCCTTAATCCCTCACCACCACCACAACCCTCACCATCACCACGATCATCTCACCGCTGCAGCAGACCTCGAAGACCAAAAGATCCGTCGGATGAGACGTGCCCTCGACTCCTCGGACGTGGAGCTAGTTAAACTCATGGTAATGGGAGAAGGCCTTAACCTCGACGAAGCATTAGCGTTACCTTACGCGGTTGAGAGTTGCAGTAGAGAAGTGGTGAAAGCCTTGTTAGAACTCGGTGCAGCTGATGTGAATTTCCCGGCCGGTCCAACCGGTAAAACCCCGCTTCACATTGCTGCCGAGATGGTCTCGCCGGACATGGTGGCCGTGCTTCTCGACCACCACGCTGACCCGAATGTAAGAACAGTCGACGGCGTTACACCTTTAGACATTCTGAGAACCCTAACCTCAGACTTTCTCTTCAAAGGCGCTGTCCCTGGATTAACTCACATAGAACCAAACAAACTAAGGCTGTGTTTGGAGCTTGTTCAATCTGCAGCTCTTGTCATGTCAAGAGAAGAAGGTAACAACAACAATAATGCTAATAACAACAACACAGGATCTTCAGCAACAAACATGTACCCTCACAATCATATGAATGAAGAACATCATAGTCATCACAACAACAACAGTAACATGGATTCAAGGTTGGTGTATCTTAACCTTGGTGCTAATACTCAAATGAGTACTTCAAGGTTGGATTCTGGTGATGATGATCATAATAGTAATCAAAGGGAAGCTATGAATCCATCCATgtatcatcatcatcattctcATGACTACTAA